A region of the Paramormyrops kingsleyae isolate MSU_618 chromosome 6, PKINGS_0.4, whole genome shotgun sequence genome:
ATCCACAGCATTAGATAAGTGAGTATTAGTTAATATTCCTCAAAATATTTCTTTAATGTCTTGCCATCATGTAGGTGACTGTTTGTCTATCAACAGCCTCACGTTGACTGTGGGAGCCACTGAAATTGGGCCATTTCAGGTAGAAAAAGACATTTGTGTTTGTAATAAAGATTTAGATTTTAAGACGCTTATTAATGCATCATATGGTTACATAAGCAGGACACTTCCACATAGTACAGCAAGCTGGGCCACATACGACTTACTTGGTTTGTGCCATTTTTTGACTATACATAAGCAGAGTTTTATATTTCTATGTACAGTTTCTCTGAATTTCCCCACATCGTCCTTTTACTCAAGATTGAAAATGCTGATTAATTCTAGTTCAAACATTTTGTATCCACACTGCCAGAGTCAATATtgtattacattacatttagcAGTTTAGCTCTAATTAGGCCTGTCTTAACAGACCGAGTCACTACAGAAGCTACTGCAGATTGGGATCAAGAGCTACCTGCTACCTCTGCTTAACAGTAAGTTTGTCCATGCGTTAGTCGGAAAAGTTGATATCAGATTACAATCCACCCAGAAAATTTTGCATGGTGCCCTGCCACTGCTATATCCAGGCTTTTTCCTTCATCCTTACCAGAGAAACTGAAAGATGGCATTCCCTTACCAACCGTGCACAATGTCCAGTGGGTCAATTCCATGCTAAAAGTCAACAAGGTAAACAAAAATCCTTTGCAGCAAATATGACTGCAATCTGAGAACTGCATCATTACCACACATGGAATATTGaaatttataatattttaaactaattcTAATGCCTCTCCCCCTCCCTTTGTTTCTTCCCCCTCACCCCGACAGGGATTTGTCGAAATTGCCACAGATACAAAAATTTCCCTGCAAGCAGCCAAAAGTTAAGGGCTTGTTTACAAATTTACAACCAGCTAATTCTGTTAACATTTATATGGTTTTGTAAAAGCAACTGCTGATCAACTAACTGCACTTATCGCAAGCACCACAGAAGGCCACTCGTGGGAAAATGAGGAGGCAGCACTAACAAATTTAACAAACTTTAATCACTTTATAAAATTTctacaaacaaaataaacatttaaaattaatattaaatacaatGGGTATTGTCCTTGGTGGTTTTGAATTCCTCTCCCAGCATGATCGTGCAAATGCTAGCCAGTCATGACCATGATTAGAATATAGCTTAAATTGTAACCTTACTCCATACATACAAGCCTCTAAGCAGTGTCACCCTCAGTCGCTGTAGCGGTAGGCTTACGTTGTCGTGGGGGCTTCATGGAATGTTCTAGCACCCAAGGGTGGGAAAGCACTTTCAAGATGGGCAGCCTGTGTAGCGGATCATGTTTCAGCAGCTTCCCAATAAGGTCTCTGCTGCCAGTGCTGACAAAATCTGGGTAGCTGAATTCCACCTGTTAAGGAACCCAGACAAGACAGAGGGGTTAGTATCAAACTGGAAATGGGGAACTCATGATGTTCTGCTAAAAATCGATAACTGTGCCAGGAATAGCGTGCTATACTTGGCCAATTTCAGCACTGAAATCTCACTCTAGAAATCTTGCGGTACGTCTCTTCATGGCTCTTTGTCTCAAATGGAGGCTTTCCAACAAGAAACTCATAGATAAGGACTCCTAAACTCCACAAGTCCACCTTCTCATCATGAGTTCGTCCCTCGATCATTTCCGGAGGGAGGTAATCTAAAGTTCCACAAAGGGTTGACCTTCTAATGTGTACAGAAGGGAGAGAGAACTTTTGGTGATGCACACTAATCAAAAGCGTCATGCATGTCCAcagtattaaataaaataaaaaaaacctttaaaacCTACCTAGAAGATGGGGTGTGTACAGACCAGCCAAAGTCAGCTATTTTAAGCTCACCATTAGCACCCAACAGGAGGTTTTCTGGCTTAATGTCTCTATGGATAACATTTTTAGAATGACAGTACTGAAGAGCATCAGCAAGCTCTGCAATGTACTGTAGGGAAAGGTTTAGAATTAAAGCTACAGACACGGACAGAAAAATTCGGTAATCTGAAAGGGAAAGACCATCTCACCGTAGCACTCTTCCGTTCATCGAAGCGACCGCAGCGCTGCAGCTCGCCGTAAAGCTCACCCTTGGGAGCAAATTCCAAGATGAGGTACACGCGGGAGGAGTCGTGAAAATAGCCATACAAGCGCAAGATATTGGGGTGCCTGCAAAGGGTTCAGGGCTTTCAGAAAAGCTGCACCTATCAGCCTCCTCATAACATGTCTAGTATACATTAGTGGCCAAAACTGGAAATACAATTTttagattgcagaactttattcagcTGTTGCTTCAGTTACCAATTTAATTGTCCAATGTATGACACAGATTCTTTGACTTAGGATGGGGTCACGTTCCAATGAACCCACCGTAAATTGAAGATATCGCAAGTCAAATGTGAATTCATAGGACGCTTAGGCATTTAGTAGATACAATGGGCTTGTGAAAAAAttgtaaaacagaaaaaaaaaaaaaaatgctatggTGAAACACTGCACGAGATGTTCACGCTCACAAGTCACTGCAGAGATCAGAAGTGTGGCTGGGTGTATGTCACACAGCGACAGTATAAATCATCGCACTGCGCATCACTAGCCCGGGAACAGATAAAATTTCAAAGTTTGGTGACTGACTGCATTGCTAATCAACCCATCGTAACAGTTGAAATATTCCAAGTCAAACATTGAAAAGTGAGGAGTATCTGTACCTGTAAAGTCATTAAAATACATTGGATGATTAAGTTGCATAAAGTGCTtgcacaattttggccactagtgtaagCAAATAAGGCACAATGAACTGGAACACCTGAGGTGAGACTGGATCTCGACTTCTCTCCTGAGCTGGTGCTCCACGCCAGCTTTCTCCAGCTGCTTTTTAAAGAGCACCTTCAAAGCCAGAATAAACTTGGACTCTCGCTCCCTGGCCAGGTAGACGTTTCCAAACTTTCCCTTTCCCAGTGGGCGACCAACATCGAAGTTCTCAAGGGTCCATCGCTTTCTGGTTAAGCAAAAACAGTTTTACATCTACAGTAAACAGAAACTGTAGTATATGAAGGTGGAATCAAAGCCTGGGAAAAGCATCTACTGTAGATCAGGGGTGgtgaacctgatccatggagggccagtgtaggtgcaggtttttgggatggcctctcaatcagccaataacagtgggtccccgggactggagttgagaaccactgctttattattggccgACTAGATCAAAATACTTCTACGCTTCATATGCACAACGTAAAGGAGGTCCACTAAAACAAGAAGTACACAGCCCTGGCATTCATATTGGTTTAGAAGTATTAGTTGCTCCCTGACTAAGTGAAAACTGTTAGTCAAACAGTTGAAGGGGAACAAACTGCAACATGCCCTCCTACTGTAGGACAACTGCTACTAAAGCCTAGTAGAGAGAAactgacaaaaaataaataaataaaaataaaaataaaaaaaatgcatactacTCTGTACAGGTTTGTTACTCCAACTTACTTTATGTCAGTGGACTCCATTGCTCCAGGTTTATCTGTGAAGATGAAGCAAAATTAAGGTAAATCAATTCAAACACCATAAAAATTAAGTTCTGTATATAAGAAAATGGCTTGGTCACTTTCCCATGTTGTTAGACCACAAAATATCAGTGCTACAGCTTACTTTTCTCCTTCAATGGACCTGCTGCTTCAGCAGATTCAGTTTTACTGCTGACATTTGTACTTGCAGGCTGGGTTTGGGGCTGGAAGCACTGGGTGTTCTGGTCCAACTGGGTTTTTGAGTTTGTGTGATGGGACTGACTCACTGGCCTTTGAAGTCTCTGAGGTGCACTGAGCATACCGAGACCCTGCTGGGGATACGTAGGGACAGGCCGTTTGGGGTTTTGGACGACTGGGACTCTTTTAGGTGCGTCATTAAGCTGAGGATGGAGAGACATGTGCCAAGCAATAAGACGGTTACCTTGGAATTTTGCACTATATGTAAAACACGAGTTAATGCCCATGTTCAGGGAACTGCTCAGTACAAAAGCATAAGTACCATACAAAGTCATACATCAGACAATGACATACAAGTTGTATTAAATGTAGATTAAAAAATTACCTTTCCATGTTCAGTTTTTTGCACCATTTTGGCTGGAACAGTAGCCATAACCCTAAAAGAAAGTATTTACTAGCAAACACTTATCCGAATAATGAATGGATAGCAATTATGCTTCTACAGGGCCCATACATTCGCAAATGTAAGAAAACTATAGGATTTAAAGACCCTAAGAAGTCAATTTCTTCCgctatttttaacattttaagtATACTGCAACCAATTCACTGCTAATCAAGTTTAAGCGTTCCACTGCTTTCATGGAATACTAGCTAGATTACGTTATATTACGTTATATTTCTGACATCTCGCCCATTACTACAAAACAGACGCTAATTGTACGAAGCCCATAAAACGTAAATGTGTCGATTTAACTAAACTGCAAACAGTACTAACCTTTCAAGTCGCCGTTCTCCAAGGACCCGGTTGTTTAAACCTTCCCTCTCGAATGCAGCATGGCTCCCTTTAAACACGTCACGGCTTTCTGGTTGGCTAACTAGCTCCTGATCATTTACTATTGGCTAGGATGACTCATCCTGTTGCATGgctatcccataatgcactgcaaGAGGAAGCTTAAGAACCCGGGTTCAAGAAGCGAACATACTCAGGTTTCTAGTAATTTCTAACGGCAGGATGTATTCCTTTATAAATTAATACGGGAAGAAGACGGGTTACTGGTTGTTTTCTTTGGAATATACTACGTGAAACAGAGTTACAACAGCAAATATAATATTGTACTGTTTCTTATCGGTAAAGTATAAACCCATTTAAATATACTtcta
Encoded here:
- the LOC111844710 gene encoding aurora kinase C-like, with amino-acid sequence MATVPAKMVQKTEHGKLNDAPKRVPVVQNPKRPVPTYPQQGLGMLSAPQRLQRPVSQSHHTNSKTQLDQNTQCFQPQTQPASTNVSSKTESAEAAGPLKEKNKPGAMESTDIKKRWTLENFDVGRPLGKGKFGNVYLARERESKFILALKVLFKKQLEKAGVEHQLRREVEIQSHLRHPNILRLYGYFHDSSRVYLILEFAPKGELYGELQRCGRFDERKSATYIAELADALQYCHSKNVIHRDIKPENLLLGANGELKIADFGWSVHTPSSRRSTLCGTLDYLPPEMIEGRTHDEKVDLWSLGVLIYEFLVGKPPFETKSHEETYRKISRVEFSYPDFVSTGSRDLIGKLLKHDPLHRLPILKVLSHPWVLEHSMKPPRQRKPTATATEGDTA